In a single window of the Mercenaria mercenaria strain notata unplaced genomic scaffold, MADL_Memer_1 contig_4063, whole genome shotgun sequence genome:
- the LOC128553604 gene encoding cadherin-87A-like: protein MDLLSRKRIFIFVVLVGFTQATSPYIKDPGPGYTSITEDFSGTICRFHIVDTDQGDIITVKPADDFTVQYFNIVTNGGTNDVWVNVTVKKPLDRETLGGMVKINLVILDTQHDEVKYDHTVYISDVNDNRPELQDLPYTLDINEQPCNRTTVYTNIHAIDKDSGVNGKVGYSMTPKAQSQESRKKYSETFSIDPKTGSVSLNQCLDYESNSYYQFIVTAKDFGPNGGLNSTAEFIIRVQDVQDKPPFFTGIPYRADIDENSAKGTLIVQIHAEDGDPGVSNNVNYTITDSTCGDVFHVDSFSGDITTSGNIDLDAGKVKNESGNCIITVLAEEIESAGEEQYGNTTASTHITVSVQDVDDNLPSFGKSSYHATVPENTPNGVPLSLNETVSVNDIDQANNARMKITLEYPNHSSCEDFTASPPVVQGFGEILILVKNTSLLDYEKIQNIVIK, encoded by the exons ATGGATTTACTGAGCAGAAAAAGGATATTTATATTTGTAGTCCTTGTAG GCTTTACACAAGCAACTTCACCGTACATCAAAGATCCTGGTCCAGGCTATACATCAATAACGGAAGATTTCA GTGGCACTATCTGTAGATTTCATATTGTTGACACGGATCAAGGGGACATAATAACTGTTAAACCGGCAGACGATTTTACGGTtcagtatttcaatattgttactAACGGTGGAACAAATGATGTCTGGGTAAATGTAACAGTTAAAAAACCTTTGGACAGAGAAACACTG GGCGGGATGGTGAAGATCAACCTTGTAATACTAGACACACAACACGATGAG GTTAAATATGATCACACTGTTTATATCTCGGATGTTAATGACAATCGTCCAGAGCTTCAAGATTTGCCATACACTTTAGATATAAATGAG CAACCATGCAACAGAACAACGGTTTACACGAACATACATGCAATAGATAAAGACAGTGGTGTAAATGGTAAGGTTGGATATTCGATGACG CCAAAGGCACAG TCACAAGAATCGCGGAAGAAATATAGTGAGACATTTTCAATAGACCCAAAGACCGGAAGTGTATCTTTAAACCAGTGTCTAGACTATGAAAGTAATAGCTACTATCAATTCATAGTAACAGCAAAG GACTTCGGACCAAATGGAGGGTTGAACAGTACAGCTGAATTCATTATTCGTGTACAAGACGTCCAAGACAAACCACCATTCTTTACTGGCATACCATACAGAGCAGATATCGACGAAAATAGTGCCAAG GGGACATTGATCGTGCAAATACATGCTGAAGATGGCGACCCAGGTGTATCAAACAACGTAAATTACACAATTACAG ACAGCACTTGTGGAGATGTTTTCCATGTAGACAGTTTCTCGGGTGATATAACAACAAGTGGAAACATTGACTTGGACGCTGGAAAGGTCAAAAATGAGTCGGGTAACTGCATAATCACCGTGCTT GCCGAGGAAATTGAATCTGCAGGTGAAGAACAATACGGTAACACAACTGCTTCGACGCATATCACAGTATCAGTTCAAGACGTAGATGACAACCTTCCATCCTTCGGTAAAAGTTCCTACCATGCAACAGTACCCGAAAACACACCAAACGGTGTACCGCTTTCACTGAACGAAACAGTCAGTGTTAATGATATCGACCAG GCGAATAACGCGAGGATGAAAATTACACTGGAGTATCCGAATCATTCAAGTTGTGAAGACTTCACTGCCTCACCACCGGTTGTTCAAGGATTTGGAGAAATTTTGATACTTGTCAAGAACACAAGTTTATTGGATTACGAAAAGATCCAGAATATAGTCATCAAG